One Cellulomonas sp. Y8 DNA segment encodes these proteins:
- a CDS encoding heme o synthase codes for MSPAAPAGASSQAPRPQAQAGRSALRRRVAAYVALTKPRVIELLLVTTLPTMILAQGGFPPIGLVLATLVGGAAAAGAANVLNCYIDRDIDQVMNRTKRRPLVTGEITPRAALVFGLALGVGSLLWLALLVNVPSALLTGGAILIYVVGYTMILKRRTPQNIVWGGAAGCMPVLIGWSSVTGGLSWAAVLLFGVIFFWTPPHYWPLSMKFRKDYAAAGVPMLPVVAAESKVAKEMIAYTVAMIACSLLLVPVAGMTWVYAVVATVLGVWFLWSNIALYRRAQDPSRGKLRAMSVFHGSITYLSLLSVAVAVDVFLPL; via the coding sequence ATGAGCCCAGCCGCTCCCGCCGGGGCCTCGTCGCAGGCCCCTCGTCCCCAGGCCCAGGCCGGACGGAGCGCGCTGCGCCGCCGCGTCGCCGCGTACGTCGCGCTCACGAAGCCGCGGGTCATCGAGCTGCTGCTCGTCACGACGCTGCCGACGATGATCCTGGCGCAGGGCGGGTTCCCGCCGATCGGGCTGGTGCTGGCCACGCTGGTCGGCGGCGCGGCCGCGGCCGGCGCGGCGAACGTGCTCAACTGCTACATCGACCGCGACATCGACCAGGTGATGAACCGCACGAAGCGGCGGCCGCTGGTCACGGGGGAGATCACCCCGCGCGCGGCGCTGGTGTTCGGCCTGGCGCTCGGCGTCGGCTCCCTGCTGTGGCTCGCGCTGCTGGTCAACGTGCCGTCCGCGCTGCTCACCGGCGGCGCGATCCTCATCTACGTCGTCGGCTACACGATGATCCTCAAGCGGCGCACGCCGCAGAACATCGTGTGGGGCGGCGCCGCCGGCTGCATGCCGGTGCTCATCGGCTGGTCGTCGGTGACCGGCGGGCTGTCCTGGGCCGCGGTGCTGCTGTTCGGGGTGATCTTCTTCTGGACGCCGCCGCACTACTGGCCGCTGTCGATGAAGTTCCGCAAGGACTACGCGGCCGCGGGCGTCCCGATGCTCCCGGTCGTCGCGGCCGAGTCGAAGGTCGCGAAGGAGATGATCGCGTACACCGTCGCGATGATCGCCTGCTCGCTGCTGCTGGTGCCGGTCGCCGGGATGACCTGGGTGTACGCGGTCGTCGCGACCGTCCTCGGCGTGTGGTTCCTCTGGTCGAACATCGCGCTGTACCGTCGCGCCCAGGACCCGAGCCGCGGCAAGCTCCGCGCGATGTCGGTGTTCCACGGGTCGATCACGTACCTGTCGCTGCTGTCGGTCGCGGTGGCGGTCGACGTCTTCCTCCCGCTCTGA
- a CDS encoding site-specific tyrosine recombinase XerD codes for MTDEQPSAPALRAALDGYLAHLAVERGLSANTLAAYRRDLTRYVDHLAAAGRASVAEVAESDVEDFLTAVRTGSDGRAVLSASSAKRAVVAVRGWHRFSVLEGLTAADPARAVRPPKQSQVLPKAIGTDEVLRLLEAASLGDGPVPLRDRALLELVYSTGARISEAVGLDFDDLDLTEGRAAVRLLGKGSKERVVPVGAYAVEALEAYLVRARPALAAAGRGGAAVFLNTRGARLSRQSAWAVLRTAAERAGLPGADHVSPHTLRHSFATHLLAGGADVRVVQELLGHASVTTTQIYTKVTPDTLREVYATSHPRARRDSAVRAAAGAARTGAGDG; via the coding sequence ATGACGGACGAGCAGCCGTCCGCCCCCGCGCTGCGGGCCGCCCTGGACGGGTACCTCGCGCACCTCGCCGTCGAACGCGGGCTGTCCGCCAACACGCTGGCCGCCTACCGCCGCGACCTCACCCGGTACGTCGACCACCTGGCCGCCGCGGGCCGCGCGTCGGTCGCGGAGGTGGCGGAGTCCGACGTCGAGGACTTCCTCACCGCCGTGCGGACCGGCTCCGACGGCCGGGCGGTGCTGTCGGCGTCGTCCGCGAAGCGCGCCGTCGTGGCCGTGCGCGGTTGGCACCGGTTCTCGGTCCTCGAGGGGCTGACCGCCGCCGACCCCGCGCGGGCCGTGCGGCCGCCCAAGCAGTCCCAGGTGCTGCCCAAGGCGATCGGCACCGACGAGGTGCTGCGGCTGCTGGAGGCGGCGTCCCTCGGCGACGGGCCGGTGCCGCTGCGGGACCGGGCGCTGCTGGAGCTCGTGTACTCGACCGGCGCCCGCATCTCGGAGGCCGTGGGGCTCGACTTCGACGACCTGGACCTCACCGAGGGCCGCGCGGCCGTCCGGCTGCTCGGCAAGGGCAGCAAGGAGCGCGTCGTCCCGGTGGGCGCGTACGCCGTCGAGGCGCTCGAGGCGTACCTGGTGCGCGCCCGCCCGGCGCTGGCCGCGGCGGGGCGCGGGGGAGCGGCGGTGTTCCTCAACACCCGCGGGGCCCGGCTGTCCCGGCAGAGCGCGTGGGCGGTGCTGCGCACGGCCGCCGAGCGGGCCGGGCTGCCGGGCGCCGACCACGTGTCGCCGCACACGCTGCGGCACTCGTTCGCGACCCACCTGCTGGCCGGCGGCGCCGACGTCCGGGTGGTGCAGGAGCTGCTGGGCCACGCCTCGGTGACCACCACGCAGATCTACACGAAGGTGACGCCGGACACGCTGCGCGAGGTGTACGCGACCAGCCACCCGCGCGCCAGGCGGGACAGCGCCGTCCGGGCCGCCGCGGGCGCCGCGCGCACCGGCGCGGGAGACGGCTGA
- a CDS encoding ParA family protein codes for MAREETTEIATDPVGRPLPDFPVPAPLAAHGPARVIAMCNQKGGVGKTTTTINLAAALAEYGRRVLIVDFDPQGAASVGLGANPHELDRTVYDLLVDRHARVEELIRPTEIPNLDLLPANIDLSAAEVQLVSEVARESILSRVLRPVLDDYDVVLVDCQPSLGLLTVNALTAAHGVLIPLECEFFALRGVALLVETIEKVRDRLNPRLEVDGILATMYDPRTLHAREVVARVYEAFGDTLLHTVIGRTVKFPDASVAAEPITTYAPTHAGAHAYRQLARELVARGDAA; via the coding sequence GTGGCACGCGAGGAGACGACCGAGATCGCAACCGACCCGGTGGGCAGGCCCCTGCCCGACTTCCCCGTCCCCGCGCCGCTCGCCGCCCACGGTCCCGCCCGCGTCATCGCGATGTGCAACCAGAAGGGCGGCGTCGGCAAGACGACCACCACGATCAACCTCGCCGCGGCGCTGGCCGAGTACGGCCGCCGGGTGCTCATCGTCGACTTCGACCCGCAGGGCGCGGCGTCGGTCGGTCTGGGGGCCAACCCGCACGAGCTCGACCGCACGGTCTACGACCTGCTGGTCGACCGGCACGCGCGGGTCGAGGAGCTGATCCGCCCCACGGAGATCCCCAACCTGGACCTCCTGCCGGCCAACATCGACCTGTCCGCCGCCGAGGTGCAGCTGGTCAGCGAGGTGGCCCGCGAGTCGATCCTGTCCCGCGTGCTGCGGCCGGTGCTGGACGACTACGACGTGGTGCTGGTCGACTGCCAGCCGTCGCTCGGCCTGCTGACGGTCAACGCGCTCACCGCCGCGCACGGCGTGCTCATCCCGCTGGAGTGCGAGTTCTTCGCGCTGCGCGGCGTGGCGCTGCTGGTCGAGACGATCGAGAAGGTCCGCGACCGGCTCAACCCGCGCCTCGAGGTCGACGGCATCCTCGCCACGATGTACGACCCGCGCACCCTGCACGCGCGCGAGGTCGTCGCCCGGGTGTACGAGGCGTTCGGCGACACGCTGCTGCACACCGTCATCGGCCGCACGGTGAAGTTCCCGGACGCCTCGGTGGCGGCGGAGCCGATCACGACGTACGCGCCGACGCACGCCGGGGCGCACGCGTACCGGCAGCTCGCGCGGGAGCTCGTCGCCCGTGGCGACGCCGCCTGA
- a CDS encoding ScpA family protein: protein MATPPETAPTAEAVAAAPGGTGAPDDAPRPGSGAFEVHLENFSGPFDLLLGLISKHKLDITEVALAAVTDEFIAYIRAAERAEAEGGRPWDLGQASEFLLVAATLLDLKAARLLPAGEVEDAEDLELLEARDLLFARLLQYRAYKVVAADIGTRLTEQGRRLPRTVQLEPHLAAMLPELIWQIGPEELAALAAKALAPPAPPPGVDLSHLHAPAVSVREQAAVLADRLRHGGAASFRTLTADADSTLLVVARFLALLELFREGAVAFDQVTPLGELTVRWTGAEDGDVAVASDFDEADDVVPADAVAPEAQGEDA from the coding sequence GTGGCGACGCCGCCTGAGACGGCGCCGACCGCCGAGGCCGTTGCCGCCGCCCCCGGCGGGACCGGCGCGCCCGACGACGCGCCGCGGCCCGGGTCCGGCGCCTTCGAGGTGCACCTGGAGAACTTCTCCGGTCCGTTCGACCTGCTGCTGGGGCTGATCTCCAAGCACAAGCTCGACATCACCGAGGTCGCGCTCGCCGCGGTCACGGACGAGTTCATCGCGTACATCCGGGCCGCCGAGCGGGCCGAGGCCGAGGGCGGTCGCCCCTGGGACCTGGGGCAGGCGTCCGAGTTCCTGCTGGTCGCGGCCACGCTGCTCGACCTGAAGGCCGCGCGGCTGCTGCCCGCGGGCGAGGTCGAGGACGCCGAGGACCTGGAGCTGCTGGAGGCGCGGGACCTGCTGTTCGCCCGGCTGCTGCAGTACCGGGCCTACAAGGTGGTGGCCGCCGACATCGGCACCCGGCTCACGGAGCAGGGCCGGCGGCTGCCGCGCACGGTGCAGCTGGAGCCGCACCTCGCGGCGATGCTCCCGGAGCTCATCTGGCAGATCGGGCCGGAGGAGCTCGCCGCGCTGGCCGCGAAGGCGCTCGCGCCGCCGGCCCCGCCGCCCGGAGTGGACCTCAGCCACCTGCACGCGCCCGCGGTGAGCGTCCGGGAGCAGGCGGCCGTGCTCGCGGACCGGCTGCGGCACGGCGGGGCCGCCTCGTTCCGCACGCTGACCGCCGACGCCGACTCGACGCTGCTGGTGGTGGCGCGGTTCCTCGCGCTGCTGGAGCTGTTCCGGGAGGGCGCCGTGGCGTTCGACCAGGTGACGCCGCTCGGGGAGCTGACCGTGCGGTGGACGGGGGCCGAGGACGGCGACGTCGCCGTGGCCTCGGACTTCGACGAGGCGGACGACGTGGTGCCGGCCGACGCGGTCGCGCCCGAGGCGCAGGGGGAAGACGCATGA
- the scpB gene encoding SMC-Scp complex subunit ScpB — translation MTGDPTAAVPGGVPADGLGEGELPPEPAAEAPDVHDLPGGALAALEAVLMVADEPIPAVRLATVLGLPTGEVVDLLRTLAEEYRGEHGGRPRGYELRQAGEGWRIYSAPAFHQVVGQFVLDGQTARLTQAALETLAVIAYRQPVTRGQVSGVRGVNVDGVVRTLTARGLVTEAGTDPGSGALLYRTTGYFLERMGLTSLDELPPLAPYLPEIDAFDGLDGAAVTTGDV, via the coding sequence ATGACCGGAGACCCGACGGCTGCGGTGCCCGGAGGCGTACCGGCGGACGGGCTCGGCGAGGGCGAGCTGCCCCCCGAACCCGCGGCGGAGGCCCCCGACGTCCACGACCTGCCCGGCGGCGCCCTCGCGGCGCTGGAGGCCGTGCTCATGGTCGCGGACGAGCCGATCCCGGCTGTGCGCCTCGCCACGGTGCTCGGCCTGCCGACCGGCGAGGTCGTCGACCTGCTGCGCACCCTCGCCGAGGAGTACCGCGGCGAGCACGGCGGGCGTCCGCGCGGGTACGAGCTGCGCCAGGCCGGCGAGGGCTGGCGGATCTACTCGGCGCCGGCGTTCCACCAGGTCGTCGGCCAGTTCGTGCTGGACGGGCAGACGGCCCGGCTGACCCAGGCCGCGCTCGAGACCCTGGCCGTGATCGCGTACCGCCAGCCGGTCACGCGCGGGCAGGTCTCGGGCGTGCGCGGGGTCAACGTGGACGGCGTGGTGCGCACGCTGACGGCCCGCGGGCTGGTCACCGAGGCCGGCACCGACCCGGGCTCGGGTGCGCTGCTGTACCGGACCACGGGATACTTCCTCGAGCGGATGGGCCTCACGAGCCTCGACGAGCTGCCCCCGCTCGCCCCGTACCTGCCCGAGATCGACGCGTTCGACGGGCTGGACGGGGCCGCAGTGACGACAGGAGACGTGTGA